ATTTTCCTTATCATCATAATTCTTCAATAATCCATAAGAATCGCCTTTTTCAGAATTGATTTGGACTGGGAAATGATTTGAATTTTGATTTTTAGACGTTAATAGTTCTACTTTCGATGATGTCGCATTGACTTCAACGACACGTCCAATCAACCCTTTTTGCGCCATCACGGCCATATTCGGCTCGATCCCATCATTTGATCCACGATCAACAATCAGGAGATCTTGCCACATATCAGGAGAACGTGACACAACAGTTGCTGTCACTTTTTCATAATTGCCTAACGTCTCGTTTAACGCTAATTCTTTCTTCAACGTTTCATTTTCTTTTTTTAAATTATCATTTTGAATCGATAACTCACCATAACCATCGATCCGCTCTTTTAAGCGCACATTTTCATCATACGTGTTAAATAATGTACTGATCGATGAGACTCCGCTACCGATCACATTCGCTGGAAATGAAATGACCTTATCGACAAAACTTACACTGTCGTTGACTGCAGATTGACCTAGATTGCTCTTCCCATCGTTTGCTCTATGAGCTGCGGTCAAACTAATGATAGTAACCACGATGATCACTACGATTAACGTGATAATTATATTTTTATTTGGATTAAATTTTTTCACATCGACACCCCGAATAATCTTTAGACTGATAGCAATAATTTTACCACTAATTAGAAGCAAACAAAAGAGCTGTGGTGTCTCTTTACTTAATTTTATTAAATAAAATCATTTTTACAAAAAAGCAGAGTAAGCCAAATGCCTTACTCTGCTTAAAACATGTAAACTAAAGCAACAATCGATTGCTTATTTTTCTTTATTTTCTTCTGTCAACAACGCTTTACGTGAAACGTTCACACGGCCTTGTTTATCGATTTCCATAACTTTTACAAGTACTTCATCGCCAAGTTTCACAACATCTTCGACATTGTTGACACGTTCATTGGCTAATTGAGAAATGTGAACTAGACCATCTTTTCCTTTGATCAAGTTAACAAATGCACCGAATTTTTCGATACGAACGACTTTACCTAAGTAAACTTGTCCAACTTCAACTTCTTTTGTCAACTCTTCAATGATCTTGATCGCTTTTTTGATCATATCTGCATCAGCAGAAGCAATACTTACATTACCTTCTTGATCGATATCAATCTTAACGCCTGTTTCATCGATAATGCCGTTGATTGTTTCTCCGCCTTTACCGATCACATCTTTGATTTTGGCTGGAGCGATTTGGATCATTTCGATCTTAGGTGCATATTTACTTAACTCTGGACGAGGTTCAGCTAATGTTGATGTCAATTCAGCAAGAATTTCCATACGAGCTTTTTTCGCTTGAGTCAATGCTTCTGTTAGGATTTGTTCCGTAATTCCTTGGATTTTGATATCCATTTGTAGTGCTGTGATTCCGTCGCGCGTTCCGGCAACTTTAAAGTCCATGTCTCCTAGATGATCTTCTAAGCCTTGGATATCTGTTAAAATCGTATAGTTTTCTCCATCACTGACAAGTCCCATTGCGATGCCGGCAACTGGTGCTTTGATTGGCACACCAGCATCCATCAAGGCTAAAATACCTGCACAGATACTTGCTTGTGAAGATGAACCATTTGATTCTAAAACCTCTGATACTACACGGATCATGTAAGGGAAATCTGCTTCCTCAGGAATAATTTGCGCCATCGCACGTTCACCTAAAGCACCGTGACCGATTTCACGACGACCAGGAGAGCCTGCACGACCTGTTGAACCAACAGAGAATTGCGGGAAATTATAGTGATGGATGAAACGTTTGCTGTCTTCCACTCCTAAACCATCAATAATTTGATGTTCGCCAAGTGGTGCTAATGTCACAACTGACAATGCTTGTGTTTGTCCACGAGTGAATAAGCCAGAGCCGTGAACACGTGGTAAAATACCAACTTCTGAAGCCAATGGACGGATTTCGTCTAATTTACGACCATCAGGACGGATTTTATCTATCGTGATCAATTCACGAACAACATCTTTTTCTAGATCTTCTGCAATTT
The DNA window shown above is from Enterococcus sp. 12C11_DIV0727 and carries:
- the pnp gene encoding polyribonucleotide nucleotidyltransferase codes for the protein MTEKQVFKTTWGGRPLQVEIGQLAKQANGAVLVRYGDTVVLTAAVASKDARDFDFFPLTVNYEEKMYSVGKIPGGFIKREGRPSERATLTARLIDRPIRPMFAEGFRNEVQITNTVMSVEQDCTPEMAAMFGSSLALAISDIPFDGPIAGVDVGRVDGEYVLNPTVEQSEKTDIELTVAGTKKAINMVESGAKEVSEEDMLGALLFGFDAIKELVAFQEEIVAAVGKEKMEIKLLQVDADLKKEIFAAYYAPMKEAVMTEEKLAREVNIDAIKGQLKEAYAEKFAGHEEEAQVAKEVKQIAEDLEKDVVRELITIDKIRPDGRKLDEIRPLASEVGILPRVHGSGLFTRGQTQALSVVTLAPLGEHQIIDGLGVEDSKRFIHHYNFPQFSVGSTGRAGSPGRREIGHGALGERAMAQIIPEEADFPYMIRVVSEVLESNGSSSQASICAGILALMDAGVPIKAPVAGIAMGLVSDGENYTILTDIQGLEDHLGDMDFKVAGTRDGITALQMDIKIQGITEQILTEALTQAKKARMEILAELTSTLAEPRPELSKYAPKIEMIQIAPAKIKDVIGKGGETINGIIDETGVKIDIDQEGNVSIASADADMIKKAIKIIEELTKEVEVGQVYLGKVVRIEKFGAFVNLIKGKDGLVHISQLANERVNNVEDVVKLGDEVLVKVMEIDKQGRVNVSRKALLTEENKEK
- the mreC gene encoding rod shape-determining protein MreC codes for the protein MKKFNPNKNIIITLIVVIIVVTIISLTAAHRANDGKSNLGQSAVNDSVSFVDKVISFPANVIGSGVSSISTLFNTYDENVRLKERIDGYGELSIQNDNLKKENETLKKELALNETLGNYEKVTATVVSRSPDMWQDLLIVDRGSNDGIEPNMAVMAQKGLIGRVVEVNATSSKVELLTSKNQNSNHFPVQINSEKGDSYGLLKNYDDKENTLIISQLVGDMDIKEGDIVQTSGLGQNSPANLPVGVVQKVKPDSYGLDREVYVKPYADMYGIPVVTIIKRLAGAGE